One region of uncultured Methanolobus sp. genomic DNA includes:
- a CDS encoding 4Fe-4S dicluster domain-containing protein, protein MSEECKEDSLCVEKDMDMDGSHFIYRQISSKSIKSLDYDYKRCVGCGICVDLCPTKALELGPMQEISTGLDAPPVMMDLDKCTFCSMCANFCPVHAFKMTGEGELPEEEEFPAFDSYVRMNEKCLPCALCKAACPEEAIEVEFTFPKKEEIAPFKEGAEGEIEIDTEKCNFCGLCAEFCEAFLLIEKEKTPTDPQPFDMLLVDEDKCDYCVLCQDLCPEDAIKVKGEKRGVAPEIEGKVTVDDEKCTCCTWCQVVCPYDAVDIKKQFKGELKLIDVNVDKCDPQGCHGCFNVCPSHLWYVPEAGAKIAAKSDYCTYCGACVNACPKDVMTVSRTKVNHTSVPDSPWAEQWKDAIDSMLTGKRKHPDVSRTLEVEPEAHKEHIEIELPQVDGSLLKLAKERIEKAKPLLDNVKLRMMIEKDDPEKLSDEIKKRLN, encoded by the coding sequence ATGAGCGAAGAGTGCAAAGAGGACTCACTCTGTGTTGAGAAAGACATGGATATGGATGGCTCACATTTCATCTACCGCCAGATAAGCAGCAAATCCATAAAGTCCCTTGATTACGATTACAAACGATGTGTAGGATGTGGAATATGTGTTGACCTCTGTCCGACCAAAGCTCTTGAACTCGGACCAATGCAGGAAATATCCACAGGTCTGGATGCTCCACCTGTGATGATGGACCTTGATAAATGCACATTCTGTTCAATGTGTGCTAATTTTTGTCCGGTTCATGCTTTCAAAATGACCGGGGAAGGTGAACTTCCTGAGGAAGAAGAGTTCCCTGCATTCGATTCATATGTCAGGATGAACGAGAAATGTCTTCCATGTGCACTCTGCAAAGCTGCATGTCCTGAGGAAGCCATTGAGGTAGAATTCACGTTCCCGAAAAAAGAGGAGATTGCACCATTCAAAGAAGGCGCAGAAGGCGAGATTGAGATCGATACAGAGAAGTGTAATTTCTGTGGACTCTGCGCTGAATTCTGTGAAGCATTTCTGCTTATTGAAAAGGAGAAAACTCCAACTGACCCGCAGCCATTTGATATGCTTCTGGTTGACGAGGACAAATGTGATTACTGTGTGCTCTGCCAGGACCTTTGTCCAGAGGATGCCATCAAAGTCAAAGGTGAGAAACGAGGAGTAGCACCTGAGATTGAAGGTAAAGTCACTGTAGATGATGAAAAATGTACATGTTGCACATGGTGTCAGGTTGTTTGTCCTTATGATGCGGTTGATATCAAAAAACAATTTAAGGGCGAGCTAAAGCTCATCGATGTCAACGTTGACAAATGCGACCCACAGGGCTGCCATGGATGTTTTAATGTCTGCCCATCCCATCTCTGGTACGTACCGGAAGCAGGTGCAAAGATAGCAGCAAAATCTGACTACTGTACCTATTGTGGTGCATGTGTCAATGCATGTCCCAAGGATGTCATGACAGTTTCCAGAACAAAGGTGAACCATACATCAGTTCCTGATTCTCCGTGGGCAGAACAGTGGAAGGATGCGATAGATTCCATGCTTACCGGAAAAAGAAAGCATCCCGATGTTTCCAGAACGCTTGAAGTTGAGCCAGAGGCTCACAAAGAACATATTGAAATTGAACTTCCACAGGTTGATGGTTCATTGCTCAAGCTTGCAAAAGAGCGTATCGAAAAAGCAAAACCATTGCTTGATAATGTAAAACTGCGGATGATGATTGAAAAGGATGATCCTGAAAAGCTCAGTGATGAAATTAAAAAGAGGTTAAACTGA